One genomic region from Eublepharis macularius isolate TG4126 chromosome 18, MPM_Emac_v1.0, whole genome shotgun sequence encodes:
- the DUOXA2 gene encoding dual oxidase maturation factor 2, with amino-acid sequence MTLFNGIYPFYPQTRKPFVFDVDIIIVIIVFLVIAFSFLLILPGIRGRARLYWLLRVITSLFIGGVIVAVQFTSDWESGQVTANTTYKSFSPAVVHADVGVHIGLAGVNITLVGKPVGQLNETINYNEHFSWLFGENYYQDFQEGLQRGLPNPILYVAEKFSDISPCGINGQYRIAGHYASATLWVAFCAWLVSNMLFSMPVPVYGGYMTLVTGAFLIFALLSFSTVRNYPVCVIHFGSTALQPIYGVSFWLTLATGLLCFLIAAVVILLHYVRPDLLKAFFDLCEDEEEDEGMLGEVYINPHMAQIKTLSSQPDFKLTIKNS; translated from the exons ATGACGCTTTTCAATGGCATCTATCCCTTTTACCCCCAGACAAGGAAACCCTTCGTGTTCGACGTTGATATCATCATTGTAATTATTGTGTTCTTGGTAATTGCCTTCAGCTTTCTACTTATTCTGCCTGGAATTCGTGGTAGAGCG AGACTTTACTGGCTTCTCCGGGTCATCACGAGTCTTTTTATTGGAGGAGTAATTGTTG cGGTTCAGTTCACCTCTGACTGGGAGAGCGGGCAGGTGACTGCCAACACCACCTACAAGTCTTTCAGTCCAGCGGTGGTGCATGCAGACGTTGGAGTGCACATTGGCTTGGCGGGAGTCAACATCACACTAGTTG GGAAACCAGTGGGGCAGCTCAATGAAACCATCAATTACAATGAACATTTTTCCTGGTTGTTTGGGGAAAACTATTatcaagattttcaggagggATTGCAGAGGGGCTTGCCCAACCCTATCCTCTACGTGGCAGAGAAGTTCAGTGACATCAGCCCTTGTGGTATAAACGGCCAGTACAGGATTGCGGGACACTATGCATCGGCTACCCTGTG GGTGGCTTTCTGCGCATGGCTCGTCTCCAACATGTTGTTCTCTATGCCAGTCCCCGTGTATGGCGGCTACATGACCCTGGTGACGGGGGCCTTCTTGATCTTTGCACTCCTCTCCTTCTCCACCGTGAGGAACTATCCGGTGTGTGTGATCCACTTCGGTTCCACCGCCTTGCAGCCTATCTATGGAGTATCTTTCTGGCTAACGCTTGCCACAG GACTGCTCTGCTTCCTGATTGCTGCAGTGGTCATACTGCTGCACTACGTCCGCCCTGACCTCTTGAAAGCCTTCTTCGACCTGTGCGAGGACGAAGAGGAAGACGAAGGGATGCTGGGAGAAGTGTACATCAACCCCCACATGGCACAAATCAAAACACTTTCTTCCCAACCCGATTTCAAACTGACCATCAAGAACAGCTAA